A section of the Dermacoccus nishinomiyaensis genome encodes:
- the thiD gene encoding bifunctional hydroxymethylpyrimidine kinase/phosphomethylpyrimidine kinase, with the protein MSIPNVLTIAGTDPSGGAGIMADLKAFGALRTHGCAVVTAVVAQNTRGVAAVTQMTPQQVRTQLENLVDDVRIDALKIGMLGSAAVIETVADVLADHPALRGVPRVLDPVMVASSGDRLIDEDAVTALRERLVPEVDVITPNLAEAAVLLDLDDTPREASDDVARALVTLGSGVLLKGGHGGGAKSDDVLLVPAESDEPARLSAPRIDTRNTHGTGCTLSAAMTALRPQRDSWAQATREAKDYVTEALAASGDLDVGRGDGHGPVHHFHAWW; encoded by the coding sequence ATGAGCATCCCCAACGTCCTGACGATCGCCGGCACCGACCCCAGCGGCGGTGCGGGAATCATGGCTGATCTCAAGGCTTTCGGCGCCCTGCGCACGCATGGGTGCGCTGTTGTGACGGCCGTCGTCGCGCAGAACACGCGGGGCGTCGCGGCGGTGACGCAGATGACGCCGCAGCAGGTACGCACGCAGCTCGAGAACCTGGTGGACGACGTCCGCATCGACGCGCTGAAGATCGGCATGCTGGGTTCGGCGGCCGTCATCGAGACCGTCGCTGACGTGCTCGCCGACCACCCGGCGCTGCGCGGGGTGCCGCGCGTTCTCGACCCTGTCATGGTCGCCTCGAGCGGTGACCGGCTCATCGACGAGGACGCCGTGACCGCTCTGCGCGAGCGTCTCGTGCCGGAGGTCGACGTCATCACGCCGAACCTCGCGGAGGCCGCCGTCCTGCTCGATCTCGACGACACGCCACGCGAGGCGAGCGATGACGTCGCGCGCGCCCTCGTCACCCTCGGGTCTGGTGTGCTGCTCAAGGGCGGCCATGGCGGCGGCGCGAAGAGCGACGACGTCCTCCTCGTCCCCGCCGAGAGCGACGAGCCCGCCCGGTTGAGCGCGCCGCGCATCGACACGCGCAACACGCACGGCACCGGATGCACCCTGTCGGCGGCGATGACGGCACTCCGGCCGCAACGCGATTCGTGGGCGCAGGCGACGCGGGAGGCCAAGGATTACGTGACGGAGGCGCTCGCCGCGAGTGGCGACCTCGACGTCGGGCGCGGCGACGGCCACGGCCCCGTCCACCACTTCCACGCCTGGTGGTGA
- a CDS encoding aldo/keto reductase codes for MLGQGTWGWGEDPGRRSDEVAALHAGLELGMTLVDTAEMYADGGAEEVLGEALAGRRDEAFLVSKVMPSHASRSGTIAACERSLKRLGTDRIDLYLLHWQGGYPLPDTVAAFQQLVEDGKIRYWGVSNFDHRALADLRDVPGSSGLATDQVLYNLSRRGPEYDLLPWCTDHQLPVMAYSPIEQGRILQDTTLNDVAARHGVSPAAAAIAWVLRRDSLCTIPKASSPQHVRDNATALDVELTREDLDALDRAFPPPSGPRPLEML; via the coding sequence GTGCTGGGCCAGGGCACCTGGGGCTGGGGTGAGGACCCCGGCCGCCGCAGCGACGAGGTCGCCGCGCTGCACGCCGGCCTCGAGCTGGGCATGACGCTGGTCGACACCGCCGAGATGTACGCCGACGGCGGCGCGGAGGAGGTGCTTGGTGAAGCATTGGCGGGTCGCCGCGACGAGGCGTTCTTGGTCAGCAAGGTCATGCCGTCCCACGCCTCCCGTTCCGGCACGATCGCGGCCTGCGAACGCAGCTTGAAACGCCTGGGCACCGATCGGATCGACCTCTACCTGCTGCACTGGCAGGGCGGGTACCCGCTGCCGGACACGGTCGCGGCCTTCCAACAGCTGGTCGAGGACGGGAAAATCCGATACTGGGGCGTCAGCAACTTCGACCACCGGGCCCTCGCCGACCTGCGGGACGTGCCGGGCAGCAGCGGGCTGGCCACGGATCAGGTGCTGTACAACCTGTCGCGGCGAGGACCGGAGTACGACCTGCTGCCGTGGTGCACCGACCACCAGCTGCCGGTCATGGCGTATTCGCCGATCGAGCAGGGCCGCATCCTTCAGGACACGACGCTGAACGACGTCGCGGCCCGTCACGGCGTCAGCCCCGCGGCGGCGGCCATCGCCTGGGTGCTGCGCCGCGACTCGCTCTGCACGATCCCCAAGGCGAGCAGCCCGCAGCATGTGCGCGACAACGCCACAGCACTGGACGTGGAGCTGACCCGCGAAGACCTGGATGCTCTGGATCGAGCGTTTCCGCCGCCGAGCGGACCGCGACCACTAGAAATGCTGTGA
- a CDS encoding low temperature requirement protein A — protein MGNLELFFDLVFVYAMAQLTRLGRDDVSWRSHLSPATRPNRRAHTQL, from the coding sequence GTGGGCAACCTAGAGCTGTTCTTCGACCTGGTGTTCGTGTACGCCATGGCGCAGCTGACCCGGCTGGGGCGGGACGACGTTTCGTGGCGTTCCCACCTTTCCCCAGCTACCCGACCCAACCGGCGCGCCCACACTCAACTCTGA
- a CDS encoding peptide MFS transporter has product MVDSPASHGASSATPEPGAANSPDVDAPRVALSGGRTRPSLDDRGFLGHPSGLGTLFNAELWERFSYYGMRAILAYYLYTAVSDGGLGIDQPTALSIVATYGASVYLLSVVGAWLADRVIGAFRATLYGAVIIMLGHVFLALPIAAMSWVGIATVALGTGLQKASISAVVGQLYDRGDGRRDAGFSIFYMSVNIGSFCAPFVVTFLKDRWGFHAGFSAAAVGMAFGLIGLFVFRKHLHGAGTNPTSPLTAAERGTAMRRVGLGVVGVAAVAAICFALSGTTADGVINTVTVMSVIAAVGMFAMMFKSPKVSAAERRHLQAYVPLWIGAALFWMIFEQAASKMAAFAAERTDLGSIFGIKVNAEFFQSVNPLFVVALAPVFAAMWLRRAGKFPSTGAKFAFGVLMAGLSFVLLAFYSHLWPHGPTAPMWALASVFVVQTIGELCLSPVGISATTKLAPAAFTTQAMALWYLTSAVGQSAAAQAIRLMEGLSDTTFFLTLGLITAGFSLVLMALVPWIGRHMRDVEAVKTA; this is encoded by the coding sequence ATGGTCGACTCCCCCGCCAGCCACGGCGCGTCATCCGCGACGCCTGAGCCCGGCGCTGCGAACTCGCCCGACGTCGACGCACCGCGCGTCGCCCTCTCCGGTGGCCGCACCCGGCCGTCGCTCGACGACCGCGGTTTCCTCGGCCACCCCTCCGGCCTGGGCACGCTGTTCAACGCCGAACTGTGGGAACGCTTCAGCTACTACGGCATGCGCGCCATCCTCGCGTACTACCTCTACACGGCCGTCAGCGACGGCGGGCTCGGCATCGACCAGCCGACAGCCCTGTCGATCGTCGCGACGTACGGTGCGTCGGTCTACCTGCTCAGCGTCGTCGGCGCGTGGCTCGCCGACCGCGTCATCGGCGCCTTCCGCGCGACGCTGTACGGCGCCGTCATCATCATGCTCGGCCACGTCTTCCTCGCGCTGCCGATCGCGGCGATGTCGTGGGTCGGCATCGCCACCGTCGCGCTCGGAACGGGTCTGCAGAAGGCGTCCATCTCGGCGGTCGTCGGGCAGCTGTACGACCGCGGGGACGGCCGTCGCGACGCCGGTTTCTCGATCTTCTACATGTCGGTGAACATCGGCTCGTTCTGCGCGCCGTTCGTCGTGACGTTCCTCAAGGACAGGTGGGGTTTCCACGCCGGATTCTCCGCCGCGGCTGTCGGCATGGCCTTCGGGCTGATCGGCCTGTTCGTGTTCCGCAAGCACCTGCACGGCGCAGGAACGAACCCGACGAGCCCGCTCACCGCGGCCGAACGCGGCACCGCCATGCGACGCGTGGGGCTCGGCGTCGTCGGCGTCGCGGCCGTCGCCGCGATCTGCTTCGCCCTGTCGGGCACGACCGCGGACGGCGTCATCAACACCGTCACGGTGATGTCCGTCATCGCCGCCGTCGGCATGTTCGCGATGATGTTCAAGAGCCCCAAGGTGAGCGCCGCCGAACGCCGCCACCTGCAGGCGTACGTGCCGTTGTGGATCGGCGCCGCGCTGTTCTGGATGATCTTCGAGCAGGCCGCGAGCAAGATGGCCGCGTTCGCCGCCGAGCGCACCGACCTCGGCTCGATCTTCGGCATCAAGGTGAACGCCGAGTTCTTCCAGAGCGTCAACCCGCTGTTCGTCGTGGCCCTCGCGCCCGTCTTCGCCGCGATGTGGCTGCGCCGCGCCGGCAAGTTCCCGAGCACCGGCGCGAAGTTCGCGTTCGGCGTGCTCATGGCCGGCCTGTCGTTCGTGCTGCTCGCGTTCTACTCGCACCTGTGGCCGCACGGCCCGACGGCGCCGATGTGGGCGCTCGCGAGCGTCTTCGTCGTCCAGACGATCGGCGAACTGTGCCTGTCGCCCGTCGGCATCTCCGCGACGACGAAGCTCGCACCCGCCGCGTTCACGACCCAGGCGATGGCGCTGTGGTACCTGACGTCCGCCGTCGGCCAGTCGGCCGCCGCGCAGGCCATCCGTCTCATGGAGGGCCTCAGCGACACGACGTTCTTCCTGACGCTCGGCCTCATCACCGCAGGCTTCTCGCTCGTCCTCATGGCCCTCGTGCCGTGGATCGGGCGCCACATGCGCGACGTCGAAGCCGTCAAGACGGCGTGA
- a CDS encoding HAD family hydrolase: protein MTFSVWFDGDETLWDRRGHMLTGLLDEPSHVDDATRAPELFPDVLPAMVDLAERGSVNLIDYAPMPAGHEHVLPPFATHVDAPGAPSDLPPELHDTEADLNWLATFERIDAVIAESGSTPDDVVLISNTVGPFAKAAERGWLTVWLNRDRVANLSETMPSAEIHSLLDLPEALDAIDEARAIIAGLMPSSEATLATALDGVTPA from the coding sequence GTGACTTTCTCTGTGTGGTTCGATGGCGACGAAACCCTGTGGGACAGGCGGGGCCACATGCTCACCGGCCTCCTCGACGAACCCTCCCACGTCGACGACGCCACGCGCGCGCCCGAGCTGTTCCCCGACGTCCTGCCCGCCATGGTCGACCTGGCGGAGCGCGGCAGCGTCAACCTCATCGACTACGCACCCATGCCCGCCGGCCATGAGCACGTCCTGCCCCCGTTCGCCACCCACGTCGACGCGCCCGGAGCACCGTCGGACCTGCCGCCCGAGCTGCACGACACCGAAGCCGACCTCAACTGGCTCGCCACGTTCGAGCGCATCGACGCCGTCATCGCCGAGAGCGGCTCCACCCCCGACGACGTCGTGCTCATCAGCAACACCGTCGGACCCTTCGCGAAGGCGGCCGAGCGCGGCTGGCTGACGGTGTGGCTCAACCGCGACCGCGTCGCCAACCTCTCGGAGACGATGCCCAGCGCCGAGATCCACTCGCTGCTCGACCTGCCCGAGGCCCTCGACGCCATCGATGAGGCCCGCGCCATCATCGCGGGGCTCATGCCGAGCAGCGAGGCGACCCTCGCGACGGCGCTCGACGGGGTCACCCCCGCCTGA
- a CDS encoding LysE/ArgO family amino acid transporter: MTHLLTGFLTGLGLIVAIGSQNAFVLRQGLLRHHVGLVVVICALGDIVLELAGVLGMGAVVSAHPDALRVIKWLGAAYLVWFGLNSFKNARHAGSLSPADAPPMSRRAAAATVAGLTFLNPHVYLDTVVMLGTVANSHGAQGRWWFYVGSISASVLWFVALGLGARLLTPLVRNARTWQVIDTVVGVMMFVFAALLVTSS; the protein is encoded by the coding sequence ATGACGCACCTGCTCACCGGCTTCCTCACCGGCCTCGGCCTCATCGTCGCCATCGGATCGCAGAACGCCTTCGTCCTGCGTCAGGGGTTGCTGCGTCACCACGTCGGGCTCGTCGTCGTCATCTGCGCGCTCGGCGACATCGTCCTCGAACTCGCCGGTGTGCTCGGCATGGGTGCCGTCGTCTCCGCGCATCCGGACGCGCTGCGCGTGATCAAGTGGCTGGGTGCGGCCTATCTCGTCTGGTTCGGGCTCAACTCGTTCAAGAACGCGCGCCACGCGGGCAGCCTCAGCCCAGCCGACGCGCCCCCGATGAGCCGGCGTGCGGCCGCCGCCACCGTCGCGGGCCTGACGTTCCTCAACCCGCATGTCTATCTCGACACGGTCGTCATGCTCGGTACCGTCGCGAACTCCCATGGCGCGCAAGGGCGTTGGTGGTTCTACGTCGGGTCGATCAGCGCGAGCGTGCTGTGGTTCGTCGCGCTCGGGCTCGGCGCGCGTCTGCTGACGCCCCTCGTCCGCAACGCCCGCACCTGGCAGGTCATCGACACGGTCGTCGGCGTCATGATGTTCGTCTTCGCCGCACTGCTCGTGACGTCGTCCTGA
- a CDS encoding ArgP/LysG family DNA-binding transcriptional regulator translates to MKLRGEWLEALLACVDEGTFDGASAALRVSPSAISQRIKALEQAVGQVVLVRTSPVHVTAVGEVLLRGARQRALVDAELQRALGSAAPGRTLPGAVVDLPVAVNADSLATWFVEVLTTVAEWGDARLRVFVEDQDHSARLLREGAVLAAVTASSAAVQGCSVSELGVMRYVPLVRRDLWERCSGRLAELPTLRFNDRDDLQRRILADVGLEPRVEHVVPSAEGFAAAVRAGLGWGMVPEGLADEDDHLRRMPGVGDLDVPLFWQCWRLETRALARLTDEVTSAAHRLR, encoded by the coding sequence ATGAAACTGCGTGGCGAGTGGCTCGAGGCGCTCCTGGCCTGCGTCGACGAGGGGACGTTCGACGGGGCGTCGGCCGCGCTGCGGGTGTCGCCGTCGGCGATCTCGCAGCGCATCAAGGCGCTCGAACAGGCAGTCGGGCAGGTCGTCCTCGTGCGCACCTCGCCCGTGCACGTCACCGCCGTCGGGGAGGTCCTGCTGCGCGGAGCGCGGCAGCGGGCTCTCGTCGACGCCGAGTTGCAGCGCGCGCTCGGTTCGGCGGCGCCGGGTCGGACGCTGCCGGGTGCCGTCGTCGACCTGCCGGTCGCCGTCAACGCCGACTCGCTCGCGACATGGTTCGTCGAGGTGCTCACCACGGTGGCCGAGTGGGGTGACGCGCGGCTGCGGGTCTTCGTCGAGGATCAGGATCACTCGGCGCGGCTGCTGCGCGAGGGTGCCGTCCTGGCTGCGGTGACGGCGAGTTCTGCTGCAGTGCAAGGATGTTCGGTCAGTGAACTGGGCGTCATGCGCTACGTACCGCTCGTGCGTCGCGACCTGTGGGAGCGCTGTTCGGGGCGCCTCGCCGAGCTGCCGACGCTGCGTTTCAACGACCGCGACGACCTGCAGCGTCGCATCCTCGCCGATGTCGGCCTCGAGCCGCGCGTCGAGCACGTCGTCCCGTCCGCCGAGGGTTTCGCCGCGGCGGTGCGGGCTGGCCTCGGATGGGGCATGGTGCCGGAGGGGCTCGCGGACGAGGACGATCACCTCAGGCGCATGCCGGGCGTCGGCGACCTCGACGTGCCCCTGTTCTGGCAGTGCTGGCGCCTCGAGACTCGCGCGCTCGCGCGGCTGACGGATGAGGTGACGTCCGCGGCGCATCGGTTGCGGTGA
- a CDS encoding copper resistance D family protein: MSMVVTAAALPDVIPPVWRILTKFAYFMGLACAIGGVWTYLSVVRPAVRRDTTVNPDDAALLTRRALRLAAVGTIVLLVVAWFQLAARVARAGKGMAYADALRPSAVADYLTKPAKAGEWISTGALVTVANVCIVLAALVLLPMLFGRMPRWSHAAAVAAAGLTVAASLVPSIPTKAVEFGDVVAKMLIQAHIIGGSLWVGGLIALALLARTRRHLDVSAGDVWARIWARFGVLALVAVGMVLVSGVWLTYREVGPWEQFVTTPFGRFLLAKIVLVVGLVAAGAYNQLVLMPKIARAQRAGRGSNVFAYVLVTFPRVVLTEVVLGIGVLAIVPFLNGSARAQAAGHEVEGPVIDGRLFSAGLLLVATLAASFYATAKASDGLGRRDLTGEGVAATS; this comes from the coding sequence ATGAGCATGGTTGTCACGGCTGCGGCCCTCCCCGATGTCATCCCGCCGGTGTGGCGGATCCTCACGAAGTTCGCCTATTTCATGGGCCTGGCCTGCGCCATCGGCGGCGTCTGGACGTACCTGAGTGTCGTCCGGCCCGCCGTCCGACGCGACACGACGGTGAACCCCGATGACGCGGCGCTCCTGACGCGTCGTGCGCTGCGTCTGGCAGCCGTCGGCACGATCGTCCTGCTCGTCGTCGCCTGGTTCCAGCTCGCGGCCCGCGTCGCGCGGGCCGGCAAGGGGATGGCGTACGCCGACGCGCTGCGCCCGTCGGCCGTCGCCGATTACCTGACGAAGCCCGCCAAGGCCGGCGAGTGGATCTCGACCGGTGCGCTCGTGACCGTCGCCAACGTCTGCATCGTGCTTGCGGCGCTCGTCCTGCTGCCGATGCTGTTCGGCCGGATGCCGCGCTGGTCGCACGCCGCCGCCGTCGCCGCCGCAGGGCTGACGGTCGCCGCCTCGCTGGTGCCGTCGATCCCGACGAAGGCCGTCGAGTTCGGCGACGTCGTCGCCAAGATGCTCATCCAGGCGCACATCATCGGGGGCTCGCTCTGGGTCGGCGGGCTCATCGCGCTCGCGCTGCTGGCTCGCACGCGACGCCATCTCGACGTCAGCGCCGGTGACGTGTGGGCACGAATCTGGGCGCGGTTCGGCGTGCTCGCGCTCGTTGCCGTAGGCATGGTGCTCGTCTCCGGGGTGTGGCTGACGTACCGCGAGGTCGGGCCGTGGGAGCAGTTCGTGACGACGCCGTTCGGGCGCTTCCTGCTCGCGAAGATCGTCCTCGTCGTCGGTCTTGTCGCCGCCGGGGCGTACAACCAGCTCGTCCTCATGCCGAAGATCGCCCGCGCGCAGCGGGCGGGGCGCGGCAGCAACGTGTTCGCGTACGTCCTCGTGACGTTTCCGCGCGTCGTGCTGACGGAGGTCGTCCTCGGCATCGGCGTCCTCGCGATCGTGCCGTTCCTCAACGGTTCGGCGCGGGCGCAGGCTGCCGGCCACGAGGTCGAGGGCCCCGTCATCGACGGTCGTCTCTTCAGCGCCGGCCTGCTGCTCGTCGCCACCCTCGCAGCGTCGTTCTACGCCACGGCGAAGGCGTCGGACGGCCTCGGCCGCCGCGACCTGACGGGGGAGGGGGTGGCCGCCACGAGCTGA
- a CDS encoding NAD(P)H-dependent flavin oxidoreductase — MFSFESLELPVIAAPMAGGPSTSRLVIDSSRAGGWGMLAGGNKNVDALADEVRDIQDAGVAAGVNLFIAGPQSTDAAALASLRAKMQPVAERFDVELGEPTWDDDDYAAKVAWLVAHPVDVVTFTFGLPSDADVTALHAAGSSLGATVTCLDDARTAVALGMDFLVVQGPDAGGHRSTFDLHADPDEAPLPDLLEQIRAAVDVPLLAAGGIATPDDTVAALGMGAVAVQAGTAFLRSSSAGSSATHRAALASDDFTDTGLTRAFSGRFARGLVNEFMSMFDGVENVAPSAYPEVNRMLAPLRRAAAEAGDPQWTHLWAGAGWRRTASAMPGRMIDGDAGRITRWLAGREG; from the coding sequence ATGTTCTCCTTCGAGAGTCTCGAGCTCCCTGTGATCGCCGCGCCGATGGCGGGCGGCCCTTCGACGAGTCGGCTCGTCATCGACTCATCGCGCGCCGGCGGGTGGGGCATGCTCGCCGGCGGCAACAAGAACGTCGACGCGTTGGCCGACGAGGTCCGTGACATTCAGGACGCGGGCGTCGCTGCCGGCGTCAACCTCTTCATCGCGGGGCCGCAGAGCACGGATGCCGCGGCCCTCGCGTCGCTGCGCGCGAAGATGCAGCCCGTGGCTGAGCGTTTCGACGTCGAGCTCGGTGAGCCGACGTGGGACGACGACGACTATGCCGCGAAGGTCGCGTGGCTCGTCGCGCATCCTGTCGACGTCGTGACGTTCACGTTCGGGCTGCCGTCCGACGCCGACGTCACCGCGTTGCATGCGGCGGGTTCCTCGCTGGGGGCCACCGTCACGTGCCTCGACGATGCGCGCACCGCCGTCGCACTGGGGATGGATTTCCTCGTCGTCCAGGGCCCTGACGCTGGCGGTCATCGCAGCACGTTCGACCTGCACGCCGACCCCGACGAGGCACCCCTGCCCGATCTGCTCGAACAGATCCGCGCGGCCGTCGACGTGCCGCTGCTCGCGGCCGGCGGCATCGCGACGCCCGACGACACCGTCGCGGCGCTCGGCATGGGCGCCGTCGCGGTGCAGGCGGGTACGGCGTTCCTGCGCTCATCGTCGGCAGGTTCGTCGGCGACGCATCGTGCGGCGCTCGCCTCGGACGACTTCACCGATACGGGTCTGACGCGCGCCTTCTCGGGGCGGTTCGCGCGCGGTCTCGTCAACGAGTTCATGTCGATGTTCGACGGCGTCGAGAACGTCGCGCCGTCGGCCTACCCGGAGGTCAACCGGATGCTCGCACCGCTGCGTCGCGCCGCCGCCGAGGCGGGCGACCCGCAGTGGACGCACCTGTGGGCCGGGGCCGGGTGGCGTCGCACGGCATCCGCGATGCCGGGGCGCATGATCGACGGTGACGCGGGCCGCATCACACGCTGGCTCGCGGGCCGCGAGGGCTGA
- a CDS encoding MFS transporter, producing MTGTQAPPATSPTDDQLRATRLFLLAAGLFVFLTAEMYPVGAMPDMTRDLGESDAAVGRLVTWYAVGVGVAAIPLVMLTRRMPRRRVIVACLLALFVSMAMAALAPNLLVVTIARFIGAAAHGAIFAVVPVAAASLARRGAEAKSVASAFLGASVGVVAGPPFVAAISDHLGWRVASGIIAAIALGVAIASQLKLPPLEPEAPGEFSLRLPRAMAGPFFTLCAVVAVVVTAHNAAWAFIAPILAAKGISGTAFAVELFVYGVAGALTTAHASRHLDAHPTRVTLLALGCMVVALLALTFSPAAAVAAIAAAAWGGAFGVLPVAFQTRALSMTPGFTDASTPIYVVAFQVGISLGALVGSALITHVDATTLPLFAAIVTALAASALAQQHRPESSRP from the coding sequence ATGACGGGCACGCAGGCGCCCCCTGCCACCTCGCCAACGGACGACCAGCTACGCGCGACGCGCCTGTTCCTGCTCGCCGCAGGCCTGTTCGTGTTCCTCACCGCCGAGATGTACCCCGTCGGCGCGATGCCCGACATGACGCGCGACCTCGGCGAGAGCGACGCCGCCGTCGGACGCCTCGTGACCTGGTACGCGGTCGGTGTCGGCGTCGCCGCCATCCCGCTCGTCATGCTGACGCGACGTATGCCGCGCCGCCGCGTCATCGTCGCGTGCCTGCTCGCCCTGTTCGTCTCGATGGCGATGGCGGCGCTCGCGCCGAACCTGCTCGTCGTGACGATCGCGCGCTTCATCGGCGCCGCCGCGCATGGCGCGATCTTCGCGGTCGTGCCCGTGGCCGCGGCGAGTCTCGCGCGCCGGGGCGCCGAGGCGAAATCAGTCGCGAGCGCCTTTCTCGGCGCGAGCGTGGGCGTCGTCGCGGGGCCGCCGTTCGTCGCCGCCATCAGCGACCATCTGGGGTGGCGTGTCGCGAGCGGCATCATCGCGGCCATCGCGCTCGGCGTCGCGATCGCGAGCCAGCTGAAGCTGCCGCCCCTCGAACCGGAGGCGCCCGGCGAGTTCTCGCTGCGCCTGCCGCGCGCCATGGCGGGGCCGTTCTTCACGCTGTGCGCCGTCGTCGCGGTCGTCGTGACGGCGCACAACGCGGCGTGGGCGTTCATCGCGCCGATCCTGGCGGCGAAGGGTATCTCGGGCACCGCGTTCGCCGTCGAACTGTTCGTCTACGGCGTTGCCGGCGCGCTGACGACGGCGCACGCGAGCCGACACCTCGACGCGCATCCGACGCGCGTCACGCTGCTCGCCCTCGGCTGCATGGTCGTCGCGCTGCTCGCGCTGACGTTCTCGCCTGCCGCCGCGGTCGCCGCCATCGCCGCAGCTGCGTGGGGTGGTGCGTTCGGTGTGCTGCCGGTCGCGTTCCAGACGCGTGCGCTGTCGATGACGCCGGGTTTCACGGACGCGTCGACGCCGATCTACGTCGTCGCGTTCCAGGTCGGCATCAGCCTCGGCGCGCTCGTCGGCAGCGCGCTCATCACGCACGTCGACGCCACGACGCTGCCGCTGTTCGCCGCCATCGTGACGGCGCTCGCCGCATCAGCCCTCGCGCAACAACATCGCCCGGAATCGAGTCGTCCCTGA
- a CDS encoding DUF3592 domain-containing protein — translation MKSEFATIAAGVVMLVFGLALVAALGKGIAGAIRRRSWPVVDGHVRLGTGKDGRENSLARIRYTAPDGSRQLLETPTGGMSTNGRDGQTLPLLVDPHDPAHAVPKASGGTLATMGCFAAISLFFAVFGAFAIITVLT, via the coding sequence GTGAAGAGCGAATTTGCCACCATCGCCGCCGGCGTCGTCATGCTCGTGTTCGGGCTCGCTCTCGTCGCGGCGCTGGGCAAGGGCATCGCAGGGGCGATTCGTCGTCGCAGCTGGCCCGTCGTCGACGGTCATGTGCGTCTCGGCACCGGCAAGGACGGGCGCGAGAACTCGCTCGCACGCATCCGCTACACCGCGCCCGACGGCAGCCGTCAGCTCCTCGAGACCCCGACGGGTGGCATGAGCACGAACGGCCGCGACGGCCAGACGCTGCCGCTGCTCGTCGACCCGCACGACCCGGCGCACGCCGTGCCGAAGGCGTCGGGCGGCACCCTCGCGACGATGGGGTGCTTCGCCGCGATCAGCCTCTTCTTCGCCGTGTTCGGCGCGTTCGCCATCATCACCGTCCTCACCTGA